From Nicotiana tabacum cultivar K326 chromosome 20, ASM71507v2, whole genome shotgun sequence, one genomic window encodes:
- the LOC107778361 gene encoding glycosyl hydrolase 5 family protein has translation MWKSPSSSSFSSIHLFLFVLIINQHVTVSSQPLYTKSRWIVNSTGQRVKLACVNWVSHMEVMVAEGLNQQPVDAISRAIINMGFNCVRLTWPLFLFTNDSLGSITVRQSFKNLGLFASIVGLQANNPSIVDLSVLDAYQAVVASLAKNNVMIILDNHISKPGWCCSRFDGNGFFGDKYFDPDLWLQGLTKVATIFKGTNNVVGMSLRNELRGPLQNAHDWYRYMQKGAEAVHAANPNVLIILSGLSFDKDLSFLHQRPVNLTFSGKLVYEIHRYGFTDGDTWSGDSANQACGVVLNDMVSKGTFVLQQGYPLFVSEFGVDQRGTNVNDNRYFNCFLGLAAQLDFDWALWTLVGSYYLRDGVVGLNEYYGVLDCNWRDIRNSSFLERISAIRSPFQGPGYTETRLHKVIFHPKTGLCVRRTSFLQPLELGSCSEAAAWRYAPQKTLTVIGTYFCLQADKLGEPAKLGITCSDDSSKWETISDSKMHLSSKLQDATSVCLDVDSNNVIVTQTCKCLSTNDTTCDPGSQWFKIIDSTRVTKTTKSFLQIKPIIHFLARSFFGSYI, from the exons ATGTGGAAGTCGCCATCATCATCCTCCTTCTCCAGCATTCATCTATTTCTATTTGTTCTGATCATCAACCAACATGTTACTGTTTCATCACAGCCACTTTACACAAAATCAAGATGGATTGTGAACTCAACAGGGCAAAGAGTGAAACTGGCATGTGTAAATTGGGTGTCACATATGGAAGTTATGGTGGCAGAAGGGCTAAACCAACAGCCAGTGGATGCAATTTCTCGAGCTATTATCAACATGGGTTTTAATTGTGTTAGACTTACATGGCCACTCTTCTTGTTTACTAATGATTCTTTGGGATCAATAACTGTAAGACAATCTTTCAAGAACCTTGGACTCTTTGCTTCCATTGTTGGTCTTCAAGCTAACAATCCTTCCATTGTTGATCTCTCTGTCCTCGATGCTTACCAG GCAGTGGTGGCTAGCCTTGCAAAAAACAATGTAATGATCATATTAGATAATCACATAAGCAAGCCTGGCTGGTGCTGCAGCAGATTCGATGGCAATGGCTTCTTTGGAGATAAGTACTTTGACCCTGACCTCTGGCTCCAAGGCCTTACCAAAGTAGCCACCATTTTCAAGGGTACTAACAATGTAGTAGGCATGAGCTTACGAAATGAACTTCGTGGACCTCTACAAAATGCTCATGATTGGTACAG GTACATGCAGAAAGGAGCTGAAGCAGTGCATGCAGCTAATCCCAATGTTCTTATTATTCTATCCGGCCTAAGTTTCGACAAGGATCTTTCTTTCTTGCACCAAAGACCAGTAAACTTGACATTCAGTGGCAAGCTAGTTTATGAGATTCATCGATACGGTTTCACAGATGGAGATACTTGGTCAGGAGACAGTGCAAACCAAGCATGCGGAGTAGTGTTGAATGACATGGTGAGCAAAGGAACATTTGTGTTACAACAAGGCTACCCATTGTTTGTGAGCGAGTTTGGAGTGGATCAAAGAGGCACTAATGTGAATGACAATAGGTATTTCAATTGCTTTCTTGGACTGGCAGCTCAACTTGACTTTGATTGGGCACTCTGGACACTTGTTGGGAGCTATTATTTGAGAGATGGGGTTGTGGGACTCAATGAGTACTATGGGGTTTTAGATTGCAACTGGCGTGATATCAGGAACTCAAGCTTTCTGGAAAGAATCTCAGCCATTCGCTCTCCATTCCAAG GACCAGGTTATACCGAGACTCGTCTCCATAAAGTGATTTTCCATCCAAAGACAGGGCTTTGTGTTCGAAGAACCTCATTTCTGCAGCCATTGGAGTTAGGTTCATGCTCTGAGGCTGCAGCATGGAGGTATGCTCCCCAAAAAACACTGACAGTCATCGGAACTTACTTTTGCCTGCAAGCAGATAAGCTTGGGGAGCCAGCAAAACTTGGTATAACATGCAGTGATGACAGCTCAAAATGGGAAACCATCTCGGACTCTAAGATGCACCTGTCTTCTAAGCTACAAGATGCTACTAGTGTTTGCTTGGATGTTGATTCCAACAATGTTATTGTCACACAAACATGCAAGTGTTTGAGCACAAATGACACTACATGTGATCCTGGAAGTCAGTGGTTCAAAATTATTGACAGCACAAGGGTGACAAAAACAACAAAATCCTTTCTTCAAATCAAGCCAATCATTCATTTTCTAGCAAGGAGTTTCTTCGGAAGCTACATCTGA
- the LOC107778362 gene encoding proteasome subunit beta type-7-A, translated as MTAKTTMDVPQKGGFSFDLCRRNEMLVNKGLRSPSFLKTGTTIVGLIFQDGVILGADTRATEGPIVADKNCEKIHYMAPNIYCCGAGTAADTEAVTDMVSSQLKLHRFHTGRESRVVTALTLLKSHLFSYQGHVSAALVLGGVDVTGPHLHTIYPHGSTDTLPYATMGSGSLAAMAIFESKYQEGMNRDEGIKLVAEAILSGVFNDLGSGSNVDICVITKGNTEYLRNHLSPNPRTYPQKGYSFPKKTEVLLTKITPLREIVQVIEGGDAMEE; from the exons ATGACGGCTAAGACAACAATGGATGTTCCCCAAAAAGGTGGGTTTAGTTTTGATTTGTGTAGAAGGAATGAGATGCTGGTCAATAAAGGACTCCGTTCTCCTTCTTTTCTCAAGACTGGTACTACCATCGTCGGCTTAATTTTTCAG GATGGTGTTATCCTTGGAGCCGACACACGGGCAACTGAAGGGCCAATTGTTGCCGATAAAAACTGTGAGAAAATTCATTACATGGCTCCTAATATATATTGCTGCGGAGCTGGGACAGCTGCGGATACAGAGGCGGTTACTG ACATGGTCAGTTCCCAGCTGAAGCTTCATAGGTTTCACACTGGTCGTGAATCCAGGGTTGTGACAGCTCTTACTCTTTTGAAGTCTCACCTTTTCAG CTACCAAGGCCATGTCTCAGCTGCTTTGGTCCTTGGTGGTGTGGATGTCACAGGGCCCCATCTGCATACT ATTTATCCACATGGATCAACTGATACTCTGCCATATGCTACAATGGGCTCTGGTTCCCTCGCAGCAATGGCTATCTTTGAGTCAAAATACCAGGAAGGGATGAAC AGGGATGAAGGGATAAAATTAGTAGCAGAGGCCATATTGTCCGGAGTATTCAATGACCTCGGTAGTGGCAGCAATGTTGATATCTGTGTGATAACAAAG GGAAACACGGAGTACTTAAGAAACCATTTGTCGCCTAATCCCCGCACCTATCCACAAAAAGGTTACTCGTTCCCCAAAAAGACTG AAGTTCTCCTTACAAAGATTACACCATTGAGAGAGATTGTACAAGTGATTGAAGGTGGAGATGCCATGGAAGAATGA